In a genomic window of Streptomyces katrae:
- a CDS encoding transposase, producing the protein MVRAVVPEDSTTEISELIDELISLFFESLPRRDQRNWARVYLDGLVRTSGKKTIRNIAGTGASSVEQSLQQFISKSPWDWTPVRRSLAQHLERTAQRPLAWVVQPMVIEKAGDRSVGVGRQFVPQLGRTANCQQAGGIWLASSEASFPVEWTLTLPGPWTSELLRRRRAGIPDTARSQTPALDAVHAVQRMAAGWQLQRRPVVMEVSNSDLPPVLDAFTLQDIPFVLKVDGSLPVSFGGAGRHKPGPYTAPARELIDSLRSQRRVVEWTRHGRAEGSVTLLTSAHILATPAEDRPAPAPPTPLLLLGAWTEASLLPSEFWITNIGDRPLAQLFLLAKLTDRVALDFTETCEPVGIRDFEGRSFRGWHHHATLASVAHAARLLGTGGRHPDPVSLASPARYPGGRPPGRPPAVLPPRPLIPGQSARRAYIR; encoded by the coding sequence ATGGTTCGCGCAGTGGTGCCGGAAGATTCCACCACGGAAATATCCGAATTGATCGACGAATTGATCTCGCTATTCTTCGAGTCATTACCGCGGCGGGACCAGCGAAACTGGGCCCGCGTTTATCTCGACGGTCTGGTCCGGACCAGCGGGAAGAAAACGATCCGCAACATCGCCGGAACGGGGGCCAGTTCCGTGGAACAGAGCCTCCAGCAGTTCATCAGCAAGTCGCCGTGGGACTGGACCCCGGTGAGGCGGTCCCTCGCCCAGCACCTCGAACGCACCGCACAGCGCCCGCTGGCCTGGGTCGTCCAGCCCATGGTCATCGAGAAGGCCGGCGACCGCTCCGTGGGAGTCGGCAGGCAGTTCGTGCCCCAGCTCGGCCGCACCGCCAACTGCCAGCAGGCCGGCGGGATCTGGCTCGCCTCCAGCGAGGCCAGCTTCCCCGTCGAATGGACCCTCACCCTGCCCGGTCCCTGGACCAGCGAACTGCTGCGCCGCCGCCGGGCCGGCATCCCCGACACCGCACGCTCCCAGACACCCGCGCTGGACGCCGTCCACGCCGTCCAGCGCATGGCCGCCGGCTGGCAGCTCCAGCGCCGCCCGGTCGTCATGGAGGTCTCCAACTCCGATCTCCCTCCCGTCCTCGACGCCTTCACGCTCCAGGACATCCCCTTCGTCCTGAAGGTCGACGGCTCCCTGCCCGTCTCCTTCGGCGGCGCGGGCCGCCACAAGCCCGGCCCGTACACCGCACCCGCCCGCGAACTGATCGACTCGCTGCGCTCCCAGCGCCGCGTCGTCGAATGGACCCGGCACGGCCGGGCCGAGGGATCGGTCACCCTGCTCACCTCGGCCCACATCCTCGCCACCCCCGCCGAGGACCGGCCCGCGCCCGCCCCGCCCACCCCGCTGCTCCTGCTCGGCGCCTGGACCGAGGCCTCCCTGCTGCCCTCCGAGTTCTGGATCACCAACATCGGGGACCGGCCGCTCGCCCAGCTCTTCCTGCTCGCCAAACTCACCGACCGGGTCGCCCTGGACTTCACCGAGACCTGCGAACCCGTAGGCATCCGCGACTTCGAGGGCCGCTCCTTCCGCGGCTGGCACCACCACGCCACCCTCGCCAGCGTCGCCCACGCGGCCCGCCTGCTGGGCACCGGCGGTCGGCACCCCGACCCGGTGTCCCTCGCCTCGCCCGCCCGCTACCCGGGCGGACGCCCTCCCGGCCGGCCCCCCGCCGTCCTCCCGCCGCGGCCCCTGATCCCCGGCCAGTCCGCGCGCCGCGCGTACATCCGCTGA
- a CDS encoding TMEM175 family protein — MEQETNRVEAFSDGVFAIVITILVLELKVPEERGSALWHGLREQWPHYAAYLVSFLIIGVMWVNHHTIFSHLKRVDRPLLFLNLLVLMVVSVIPYTTNILAEHLMDGDSANVAAILYSSWTVVYALAFLGFWWYVTKVGHLFHEAVDKDGARATRVRFGLGAVAYPLTVILSFFSAPLTLVAHFLIALYYAANQIPIPLVVEEERLESGSDLRK; from the coding sequence ATGGAGCAGGAAACCAACCGGGTGGAGGCGTTCAGCGACGGCGTATTCGCCATCGTGATCACCATTCTGGTGCTGGAGTTAAAGGTTCCGGAAGAGCGGGGGTCCGCCCTGTGGCATGGGCTCCGGGAGCAATGGCCGCACTATGCCGCGTATCTGGTGAGTTTCCTCATCATCGGCGTGATGTGGGTGAACCACCACACGATCTTCAGTCACCTCAAGCGGGTCGACCGGCCCCTGTTGTTCCTGAATCTGCTGGTGCTGATGGTGGTTTCGGTGATTCCCTACACCACCAACATCCTCGCCGAGCACCTCATGGACGGGGATTCGGCCAACGTCGCCGCGATCCTCTACAGTTCGTGGACCGTCGTGTACGCCCTCGCGTTCCTGGGCTTCTGGTGGTACGTGACCAAGGTCGGCCACCTCTTCCACGAAGCGGTGGACAAGGACGGGGCCCGGGCCACCCGCGTCCGATTCGGGCTGGGTGCGGTCGCCTACCCCTTGACTGTGATTCTGTCCTTCTTCTCCGCACCTCTCACTCTCGTCGCACACTTCCTGATCGCCCTCTACTACGCGGCGAACCAGATCCCCATCCCGCTCGTGGTAGAGGAAGAGCGGCTCGAATCTGGCAGCGACCTCAGGAAGTAG
- a CDS encoding nuclear transport factor 2 family protein gives MAKYDISALHPVFVRQMDALAALDIEAVMKNYTEDAVLVRFEGASVGIEAVRETFTGYLTLKPTLVELQEYIETDDTIFYRAIMNLNGAPEQAFGTLVVRDGRIWRQTAGFGS, from the coding sequence ATGGCCAAGTACGACATCTCCGCGCTGCACCCGGTCTTCGTCCGCCAGATGGACGCCCTGGCCGCGCTGGACATCGAGGCGGTGATGAAGAACTACACCGAGGACGCCGTCCTGGTCCGCTTCGAGGGGGCCTCGGTGGGCATCGAGGCCGTTCGCGAGACGTTCACCGGCTATCTCACCCTCAAGCCCACGCTGGTCGAACTCCAGGAGTACATCGAGACCGACGACACCATCTTCTACCGGGCGATCATGAACCTGAACGGCGCTCCGGAGCAGGCGTTCGGGACACTCGTCGTCCGCGATGGCCGGATCTGGCGCCAGACGGCCGGCTTCGGCAGCTGA
- a CDS encoding ATP-binding protein produces the protein MTTVSTKELRTTLQGLEIFAALTEDQLDWLVSVSHLRVLADGEVLFRDGDEATCFHVLVSGGLVVTKVVDGREEVLTRHSTEEESAAADEHDGKPTAAHRFTGELPLLTDGSYVATASASGPATTVVAYPKPVFFEMLTRCNGVAAVLIPVLAWRIKSSEVQARKRATVEALGTLAAGLAHELNNPAAAVARAAQELVPALDRLTATAYGWGAAATDAERGVLERLAGELDRLPPPETTDPLAQADAEEEITDWAQEAGAARPGLLGSGASDLGLELEWLLERLEGIGEASLAAALDHLAALLEARSLAAELRAAGPRISQLVAATRDYANLDRAPEQRFAVTDGLENTLVVLRSKLAGITIVRAYEPDLPELTGYPGELNQVWTNLVDNAAEAMEGAGTLTLRCHAEGVCMVVEITDTGRGIPEDVLPRIFEPFYTTKDVGKGTGLGLHLSYRIVTQRHHGSITARSRPGETRMLVRLPLAG, from the coding sequence GTGACCACTGTGAGCACCAAGGAGCTGCGGACCACCCTGCAGGGGCTGGAGATCTTCGCCGCCCTCACCGAGGACCAGCTGGACTGGCTCGTCTCGGTCTCCCACCTGCGCGTCCTGGCCGACGGGGAGGTCCTCTTCCGCGACGGGGACGAGGCCACCTGCTTCCACGTGCTGGTCTCCGGCGGGCTGGTCGTCACCAAGGTCGTCGACGGCCGGGAGGAGGTCCTGACCCGGCACTCCACCGAGGAGGAGAGCGCCGCCGCGGACGAGCACGACGGCAAGCCCACCGCCGCCCACCGGTTCACCGGGGAGCTGCCCCTGCTCACGGACGGCTCCTACGTGGCCACCGCCTCCGCCAGCGGCCCGGCGACCACCGTCGTGGCCTATCCCAAGCCGGTGTTCTTCGAGATGCTGACCCGTTGCAACGGGGTGGCCGCCGTACTGATTCCCGTGCTGGCCTGGCGGATCAAGTCCTCCGAGGTCCAGGCCCGCAAACGGGCCACCGTCGAGGCGCTGGGCACGCTGGCCGCCGGCCTGGCGCACGAGCTCAACAACCCGGCCGCCGCCGTGGCCCGCGCCGCGCAGGAGCTGGTGCCCGCCCTGGACCGGCTGACCGCCACCGCGTACGGGTGGGGGGCGGCCGCCACGGACGCGGAGCGCGGCGTGCTGGAGCGGCTGGCCGGGGAGCTGGACCGGCTCCCGCCGCCCGAGACCACCGACCCGCTGGCCCAGGCCGACGCCGAGGAGGAGATCACCGACTGGGCGCAGGAGGCCGGAGCGGCCCGGCCGGGACTGCTCGGCTCCGGGGCCTCCGACCTCGGGCTGGAGCTCGAATGGCTGCTGGAGCGGCTGGAGGGGATCGGCGAGGCCTCCCTGGCCGCCGCCCTGGACCACCTGGCGGCGCTGCTGGAGGCCCGTTCGCTGGCCGCCGAGCTGCGCGCGGCCGGGCCCCGCATCTCCCAGCTGGTCGCGGCCACCCGGGACTACGCCAACCTCGACCGGGCTCCCGAGCAGCGGTTCGCGGTGACCGACGGCCTGGAGAACACCCTGGTCGTGCTCCGCTCCAAGCTCGCCGGGATCACCATCGTCCGCGCCTACGAACCGGACCTGCCGGAGCTGACCGGGTACCCGGGGGAGCTCAACCAGGTGTGGACCAACCTGGTCGACAACGCGGCCGAGGCCATGGAGGGCGCGGGCACGCTGACCCTGCGCTGCCACGCCGAGGGCGTCTGCATGGTCGTGGAGATCACCGACACCGGCCGGGGCATCCCCGAGGACGTCCTGCCGCGCATCTTCGAGCCCTTCTACACGACCAAGGACGTGGGCAAGGGCACCGGTCTGGGGCTGCACCTCAGCTACCGGATCGTGACCCAGCGCCACCACGGGTCGATCACGGCCCGCTCCCGGCCGGGCGAGACCCGGATGCTCGTACGCCTGCCCCTGGCGGGCTGA
- a CDS encoding MFS transporter: MPEPTETTTTGDVLHPAGGRAAAGPRPSGFWVVGAVLVLLMLSSSVPSALYVLYQQRWGLSSGVVTVVFAVYAVTVLAGLLLFGSLSDTLGRRPVLAAGLVLAIVSMGLFAGAGGLGLLLAARAVQGLAVGLATGAMGAALLELSPRSRPALGAQVNSAGPTVGIGLGGLGAGLLVQYAPAPTVLSYLLLVVAFAATLVGVVRMGESAPGAGGRLRVAPRRIRVPPAIRRRFAVLVLTIVAVWTVGGFYLSLGPHLALSLLHTTNYLAGGATVALLAGSATAAQLLLGRTAPLRTAVLGLLGLIAGLALVLLALGLGSAPVFLAATAVLGSGWGAAFLGSFRAISTLAEPEHRGELTAAVYVFAYLAMSVPAVLAGLLTNIHGLQRTSVGFMAAVAAVCALALFTTLRLAARTRAEGSTL; the protein is encoded by the coding sequence GTGCCCGAACCGACCGAGACGACGACCACGGGAGACGTCCTGCACCCAGCCGGCGGCCGCGCGGCGGCCGGGCCGAGACCGTCCGGCTTCTGGGTGGTGGGCGCGGTCCTCGTCCTGCTGATGCTCTCCTCCTCCGTGCCCTCCGCCCTCTACGTGCTCTACCAGCAGCGTTGGGGACTGTCCTCCGGCGTCGTCACGGTGGTCTTCGCCGTGTACGCCGTCACCGTCCTCGCCGGGCTGCTGCTGTTCGGCTCGCTCTCCGACACCCTGGGGCGCCGGCCCGTCCTCGCCGCGGGGCTGGTCCTCGCGATCGTCTCGATGGGACTGTTCGCCGGGGCCGGGGGACTCGGCCTGCTGCTCGCCGCCCGCGCCGTACAGGGGCTGGCGGTGGGCCTGGCCACCGGGGCGATGGGGGCGGCCCTGCTGGAACTCAGCCCGCGCTCGCGGCCCGCCCTCGGGGCGCAGGTCAACAGCGCGGGACCGACCGTCGGCATCGGCCTCGGCGGGCTCGGGGCGGGACTGCTCGTCCAGTACGCGCCCGCCCCGACCGTGCTGAGCTACCTGCTGCTGGTCGTCGCCTTCGCGGCCACCCTGGTCGGGGTGGTCCGGATGGGCGAGAGCGCGCCCGGCGCCGGGGGCCGGCTCCGGGTGGCACCGCGCCGGATCCGCGTACCGCCCGCCATACGGCGCAGGTTCGCCGTGCTGGTGCTGACGATCGTGGCCGTCTGGACCGTCGGCGGCTTCTACCTCTCGCTCGGGCCGCACCTGGCCCTGTCCCTGCTCCACACCACCAACTACCTGGCCGGCGGGGCCACGGTGGCCCTGCTCGCCGGCTCCGCCACCGCCGCCCAGCTGCTGCTGGGCCGCACCGCACCGCTGCGCACCGCCGTGCTCGGGCTGCTCGGGCTGATCGCCGGGCTCGCCCTGGTGCTGCTGGCGCTCGGCCTCGGCTCGGCGCCCGTGTTCCTCGCCGCCACCGCCGTCCTCGGCAGCGGCTGGGGAGCGGCGTTCCTCGGCTCCTTCCGCGCGATCAGCACCCTCGCCGAACCCGAACACCGCGGCGAACTGACCGCCGCCGTCTACGTCTTCGCCTATCTCGCCATGAGCGTCCCGGCGGTCCTCGCCGGACTCCTGACCAACATCCACGGCCTGCAGCGCACCTCCGTCGGCTTCATGGCCGCCGTCGCCGCGGTGTGCGCGCTGGCCCTGTTCACGACCCTGCGGCTGGCGGCGCGCACCAGGGCCGAGGGGAGCACCCTGTGA
- a CDS encoding FAD binding domain-containing protein, protein MILADFDYVRPASLEEALDLLAGTDGARVLAGGQSLLPALRTGADRARLLVDLRHLAALHGVARTGGELRIGALTTLAELAAHPQVRAGAPELAAAARANGDPQVRNLGTVGGNLAAAERPTDLPVAAIAAGARAELAGPGGTRTVPAEELAASGVPAGEVLTALLVPAAGGAAAFEKTADRATRYPLCAAAVRITPDGPRIAVTGATPRALRLRGVEDRLRGGVYTTGAVLAAFRAEPRELFVPGRGTSAEYLGHLAGVLTARALARAAAHSSA, encoded by the coding sequence GTGATCCTCGCCGACTTCGACTACGTCCGGCCCGCCTCCCTCGAAGAGGCCCTCGACCTCCTCGCCGGCACGGACGGGGCCCGGGTGCTCGCCGGCGGCCAGAGCCTGCTGCCCGCCCTGCGCACCGGAGCCGACCGGGCCCGCCTGCTGGTCGACCTGCGCCACCTCGCGGCCCTGCACGGGGTCGCACGGACCGGCGGCGAGCTGCGGATCGGGGCGCTGACCACCCTCGCCGAGCTCGCCGCGCACCCGCAGGTGCGGGCCGGGGCCCCGGAGCTGGCCGCCGCGGCCCGCGCCAACGGCGACCCCCAGGTCCGCAACCTCGGCACCGTCGGCGGCAACCTGGCCGCCGCCGAGCGCCCCACCGACCTGCCCGTCGCCGCCATCGCCGCCGGCGCACGGGCCGAACTGGCCGGACCCGGCGGGACCCGAACCGTCCCGGCCGAGGAACTGGCCGCCTCCGGGGTGCCCGCCGGGGAGGTGCTGACCGCCCTGCTGGTGCCCGCCGCCGGAGGGGCGGCCGCCTTCGAGAAGACCGCCGACCGGGCCACCCGCTACCCGCTGTGCGCCGCCGCCGTACGGATCACCCCCGACGGGCCGCGGATCGCGGTCACCGGAGCCACCCCCCGCGCCCTGCGCCTGCGCGGGGTCGAGGACCGGCTGCGCGGGGGCGTCTACACGACGGGGGCGGTGCTCGCGGCGTTCCGCGCCGAGCCCAGGGAGCTGTTCGTCCCCGGGCGCGGTACCTCGGCCGAGTACCTCGGCCATCTCGCGGGCGTGCTCACCGCCCGCGCGCTGGCCCGGGCGGCGGCCCACAGCAGCGCCTGA
- a CDS encoding xanthine dehydrogenase family protein molybdopterin-binding subunit, translating to MTTVTGESTTAGTVLGQPLDSREDPQLLRGEAVYVADIDLPGTAHMAILGSPVAHARILSIDTAAAERLPGVLKVATAADFTDVMPLPCIWIPGGVESHFPPHPYGLPGARPVLTGDTVRHVGDPVAVVVAETPRQAAAALAAIDVAYEPLPVVTRADEALAEGAPQLHEAVPGNLNAYWTCGDKDRTDAAIARAEVTVELDLVNQRTINSPIEPRGAVGDYNAATGEYTLYASTQGPHNHRFLLSALVLGIPFNKLRVIAPTVGGSFGTKGYLYPDMALVLLLSKALGRPVKWVDTRTGLMNSTVQGRDHRQHVTLAGTRDGRITAVRCTSYANLGAYPSTIGPGVATALMGRSISGMYEIPAAFCEVYAAFTNTVSLGAQRGSGRAEAAFLMERLVDRYAAEIGMDPAEVRRRNLVPKEKFPYDNGLGWTYDSGNYAPNFERALELAGYAGMPARKAAARARGKRLGVGIATYVAICGVGPSTRMSKEGMLGGTWESANIRVHPTGEVTVTVGSASTGQSHGTVFAMVAADELGIDPAQVQVYEGDTLKAPYGQGTYGSRSYSMAAPAVALTARKIKAKLIKAGAVFLNVPEDKVVYEHGGVHEAGNPENAKTFAELAMAMWYGWGLPPEIEPALDETTHFDPPDFNYPFGTHVAVVEIDELTGETEVVDYTAVDDAGNIGNPKIVHGQIEGSIVHGLGQALMEAAEYDENGILLSSDLTHYALPRAADVPFFTLDRTVTPSPHNPLGAKGAGEIATVPPAAAVVNAVVDALADLGVQHIDMPLTPEKVWRVLEGGAR from the coding sequence ATGACCACCGTGACGGGGGAGAGCACCACCGCGGGCACCGTCCTCGGGCAGCCGCTCGACAGCCGCGAGGACCCGCAACTGCTGCGCGGCGAAGCCGTGTACGTGGCGGACATCGACCTGCCCGGCACCGCCCACATGGCCATCCTCGGCAGCCCGGTCGCCCACGCGAGGATCCTCTCCATCGACACCGCGGCGGCCGAGCGGCTGCCGGGCGTCCTGAAGGTGGCCACCGCCGCCGACTTCACCGACGTCATGCCGCTGCCCTGCATCTGGATACCCGGCGGGGTGGAGAGCCACTTCCCGCCCCACCCCTACGGACTGCCCGGCGCCCGCCCGGTCCTCACCGGGGACACCGTCCGGCACGTCGGCGATCCCGTGGCCGTCGTCGTCGCCGAGACCCCGCGCCAGGCCGCCGCCGCCCTCGCCGCGATCGACGTGGCCTACGAACCGCTGCCCGTGGTCACCCGGGCCGACGAAGCCCTCGCCGAGGGGGCGCCCCAGCTGCACGAGGCCGTCCCCGGCAACCTCAACGCGTACTGGACCTGCGGCGACAAGGACCGCACCGACGCGGCGATCGCCCGCGCCGAGGTCACCGTCGAGCTGGACCTCGTCAACCAGCGCACCATCAACAGCCCCATCGAACCGCGCGGGGCCGTCGGCGACTACAACGCCGCCACCGGCGAGTACACCCTCTACGCCTCCACCCAGGGCCCGCACAACCACCGGTTCCTGCTCTCCGCGCTGGTCCTCGGCATCCCGTTCAACAAGCTCCGCGTGATCGCCCCGACCGTCGGCGGGAGCTTCGGCACCAAGGGCTACCTCTACCCCGACATGGCGCTGGTCCTGCTGCTCTCCAAGGCGCTCGGCCGGCCCGTCAAATGGGTCGACACCCGCACCGGGCTGATGAACTCCACCGTCCAGGGCCGCGACCACCGCCAGCACGTCACCCTCGCCGGCACCCGCGACGGCCGGATCACCGCCGTGCGCTGCACCAGCTACGCCAACCTCGGCGCCTACCCCTCCACCATCGGCCCCGGCGTCGCCACCGCCCTGATGGGCCGCTCCATCAGCGGCATGTACGAGATCCCCGCCGCCTTCTGCGAGGTGTACGCCGCCTTCACCAACACGGTCTCCCTCGGCGCCCAGCGCGGCAGCGGACGCGCCGAGGCCGCCTTCCTGATGGAACGCCTCGTCGACCGGTACGCCGCCGAGATCGGCATGGACCCGGCGGAGGTCCGCCGCAGGAACCTGGTGCCCAAGGAGAAGTTCCCGTACGACAACGGCCTCGGCTGGACCTACGACTCCGGGAACTACGCGCCCAACTTCGAGCGGGCCCTGGAGCTGGCCGGGTACGCCGGCATGCCCGCCCGCAAGGCGGCGGCCCGCGCCCGCGGCAAGCGCCTGGGCGTCGGCATCGCCACCTACGTGGCCATCTGCGGGGTCGGCCCCTCGACCCGGATGTCCAAGGAGGGCATGCTCGGCGGCACCTGGGAGAGCGCCAACATCCGCGTCCACCCCACCGGCGAGGTCACCGTCACCGTCGGCTCCGCCTCCACCGGCCAGAGCCACGGCACCGTCTTCGCGATGGTCGCCGCCGACGAACTCGGCATCGACCCGGCGCAGGTCCAGGTGTACGAGGGGGACACCCTCAAGGCCCCGTACGGGCAGGGCACCTACGGCTCCCGCTCCTACAGCATGGCCGCCCCCGCCGTCGCCCTCACCGCCCGCAAGATCAAGGCCAAGCTGATCAAGGCCGGGGCCGTCTTCCTGAACGTCCCCGAGGACAAGGTCGTCTACGAGCACGGCGGCGTCCACGAGGCCGGAAACCCGGAGAACGCCAAGACCTTCGCCGAACTGGCCATGGCCATGTGGTACGGCTGGGGCCTGCCCCCCGAGATCGAACCGGCCCTGGACGAGACCACCCACTTCGACCCGCCGGACTTCAACTACCCCTTCGGCACGCACGTCGCGGTGGTCGAGATCGACGAACTCACCGGTGAGACCGAGGTGGTCGACTACACCGCCGTGGACGACGCCGGGAACATCGGGAACCCGAAGATCGTCCACGGCCAGATCGAGGGCAGCATCGTGCACGGCCTGGGCCAGGCCCTGATGGAGGCCGCCGAGTACGACGAGAACGGCATCCTGCTCAGCTCCGACCTGACCCACTACGCCCTGCCCCGGGCGGCCGACGTGCCCTTCTTCACCCTCGACCGGACCGTCACCCCCTCCCCGCACAACCCGCTCGGCGCCAAGGGCGCGGGCGAGATCGCCACCGTGCCGCCCGCCGCCGCCGTCGTCAACGCGGTGGTCGACGCCCTCGCCGACCTGGGCGTCCAGCACATCGACATGCCGCTGACCCCCGAGAAGGTCTGGCGCGTACTGGAAGGAGGGGCCCGGTGA
- a CDS encoding (2Fe-2S)-binding protein, with the protein MDLTPAPTLTLHVNGRPEEFAARPSELLVERLRDGLGLTGTKVGCDTGQCGTCVVRLDGRSVKSCLVLTASAAGSEVTTIEGVSERGGELTGLQEALRQEHGTQCGFCTPGMVMALGELVENTTPGTAPTEPEIREWLTGNLCRCTGYHSVVRGVQRACAAPPPAPSAGSAVPAAEGR; encoded by the coding sequence ATGGATCTGACACCCGCCCCCACCCTGACCCTCCACGTGAACGGGAGACCCGAGGAGTTCGCGGCCCGGCCGAGCGAACTCCTCGTGGAACGGCTCCGCGACGGACTCGGGCTGACCGGCACCAAGGTCGGCTGCGACACCGGCCAGTGCGGCACCTGCGTGGTCCGCCTCGACGGCCGGTCCGTCAAGAGCTGCCTGGTCCTGACCGCCTCCGCCGCCGGCTCCGAGGTCACCACCATCGAGGGGGTGTCCGAGCGGGGCGGTGAACTGACCGGCCTCCAGGAGGCCCTGCGCCAGGAGCACGGCACCCAGTGCGGGTTCTGCACCCCCGGGATGGTGATGGCCCTCGGCGAGCTCGTGGAGAACACCACTCCCGGAACGGCGCCCACCGAGCCCGAGATCCGCGAGTGGCTCACCGGCAACCTGTGCCGCTGCACCGGCTACCACAGCGTGGTCCGCGGCGTGCAGCGCGCCTGCGCCGCGCCGCCGCCGGCCCCTTCCGCCGGGTCCGCCGTGCCCGCGGCCGAGGGGCGGTGA
- a CDS encoding NADPH-dependent F420 reductase → MRTGVIGTGRIGSTLARILVAAGHEVVLANATGPESLAPLLAELGPAATAARPAPAAGRADLLVLMVPYASVRGLLPPHVVQDKVLVDATNAFSGPGTPADLGGRTSSELVAEWYPGARVVKSLNTMHFETLATAGKSAGERLAHYTAGDDPKAKEIVAGIIADLGFAAVDTGSLHSGGILQQPGGPLFNRSLTEAQALAWI, encoded by the coding sequence ATGCGGACAGGCGTCATCGGCACCGGACGGATCGGCTCGACCCTCGCGAGGATCCTGGTGGCGGCAGGCCACGAGGTGGTCCTCGCCAACGCCACCGGGCCGGAATCACTCGCCCCCCTGCTGGCCGAACTGGGCCCTGCCGCCACCGCGGCACGCCCCGCCCCGGCCGCGGGACGGGCCGACCTCCTGGTGCTGATGGTGCCGTACGCGAGCGTGCGCGGGCTGCTGCCCCCGCACGTCGTGCAGGACAAGGTGCTGGTGGACGCCACCAACGCGTTCAGCGGCCCCGGCACCCCCGCCGACCTGGGCGGGCGCACCTCCAGCGAACTGGTCGCCGAGTGGTACCCCGGTGCCCGGGTCGTGAAATCCCTGAACACCATGCATTTCGAAACCCTGGCCACTGCCGGCAAATCCGCAGGGGAACGCCTCGCGCATTACACGGCGGGCGACGACCCCAAAGCGAAGGAAATCGTCGCGGGAATCATCGCCGATCTCGGATTCGCCGCCGTCGACACCGGATCGCTGCACTCCGGAGGAATTCTCCAGCAGCCCGGCGGCCCCCTCTTCAACCGGTCGCTCACGGAAGCGCAGGCGCTCGCATGGATCTGA